AAGATTCACGCTTTTGTCGCAACCGGGGGTGAGGTCTCCAAGCTCTTTTTGCTGGGGATCCTGCTCATCCTCTCGGCCCTGGGCTTTAAGGTGGCGGCCGTGCCCTTCCACGTGTGGGTGCCCGATGTGTACCAAGGCGCGCCCACTCCGGTCACTGCTCTGCTTTCGGTCGGTTCCAAGGCGGCGGCCTTTGCGGTCTTTCTTCGCCTTTTTCATTCGGCCCTTTTGCCCATCCAAAGCGAATGGGCTCTGGCCGTGGCTGTTATCGCGGCGCTCACAGTGACCTACGGCAACCTCTCGGCCATCCCGCAGGGCAATATCAAGCGACTCTTCGGTTATTCTTCCATTGCGCAGGCCGGCTACCTGATGATGGGCGTGGCCGCGGCCTCGGCGCCCGGCGCAACCGGTGTGGCCTACTACCTGCTGGCCTACATGTTCATGAACCTGGGGGCCTTTCTTGTGCTGGTTGTCTTTGCCAATTTCTCCAAGAGTTATGATCTCGAGGACTACCAAGGGCTGGCCCAGCGCTCGCCCATTCTGGCGGCCACGCTCTTTGTGTGTTTGATTTCCCTGGCCGGGGTTCCGCCTTCAGCCGGCTTTTTCGGCAAGTTTCTCATCTTCATCGCGCTGATCAAGAGCGGGATGATCTGGCTGGCGTTTATCGGCTCCGTCAATGTGGTGATCAGCCTTTATTACTATCTCTCCATCGTAAGACGCATGTATTGGGGCACGGCCAAAGACGCATCCCCCATTCGTTTGGAAATGCCCCTGCAAATCGCTCTCTATGCATGCATTGCGGGCGTTGTCGCGATGGGCGTGTTCCAGGCACCTTTTGTCAGCGCCGCGCAGAGCGCTGTAAGCGGGTGGTTTTGATGTACTCATCCCGTCATCCCGAGCGCAGCGAAGGGATCTGTGTGCCGCAAAGATCGCCACGTCGCTTTGCTCCCCGCGATGAGGCTATCACGCTATGAAAATCGGTTTGATCGGATACCCCAACGCAGGCAAAAAAACCCTCTTCAAGCTCCTCAGCGGCGTGGACCCCTTGACCCTCAAGGACACGCCCATCGGAATTTGCCGCGTGCGCGACCCGCGTCTCGACACGCTTTCCAAGATGTACAATCCCAAGAAGACCACGCCCGCAACCTTCGAGTGCGTGCTCGTGCCGGACATGAGCGAGGACTCGGAAAAGAACCGGGCCTTTCTTGCGGCCCTGGAAAAGGTGGATGCGATTTGCCATGTGGTGCGCGCCTTTGAAGAGGACTCGGTCTACCACCTCAAGGGATCGGTGGATGCGGCAAGGGATATCCGGGCAATCGACTCGGAACTCCTCTTGAGCGATCTGATTTTTGTGGAAAAACGCCTGGAGCGCCTGGACAAGGAGATGGTGCGCAATAACAGTCCGGAGAGAAAAAAGGAGCAGGCCCTGCTCCTTAGCATGCAGGCACACCTGGAAGCTGAAAAGCCTTTGCGCGATTACAACTTTGACGATGCCGGGCTCAAGCAAACCGGGAGTTACCCTTTACTCACCAACAAACCCGTGGTCCTCACCCTCAATCTGGGCGAGGCCTCTGTCAAAGACACTTCCCTAAACGCGGATGTGCGTGTCTCAGCCAAAATCGAGGCCGAGCTCGAAGAGATCGAGGACC
Above is a genomic segment from Candidatus Omnitrophota bacterium containing:
- a CDS encoding NADH-quinone oxidoreductase subunit N, yielding MRYLPPDLNLGLLWPEIWLALLILTVFMAEVFLKKEHRISIGQITSWGVAFLVIPWWLSADKIGTACSGLLAVDRAAWYFKGIFLGTAFMVSLMNREFLRKIEKGYGEFSLLLLTALLGMFFMAGAKDLLMFFVSLEVLTFSLYVMTAYLRTDKESVEAGLKYLILGALASSLFLYGTSLVYGTVGSTSFAKIHAFVATGGEVSKLFLLGILLILSALGFKVAAVPFHVWVPDVYQGAPTPVTALLSVGSKAAAFAVFLRLFHSALLPIQSEWALAVAVIAALTVTYGNLSAIPQGNIKRLFGYSSIAQAGYLMMGVAAASAPGATGVAYYLLAYMFMNLGAFLVLVVFANFSKSYDLEDYQGLAQRSPILAATLFVCLISLAGVPPSAGFFGKFLIFIALIKSGMIWLAFIGSVNVVISLYYYLSIVRRMYWGTAKDASPIRLEMPLQIALYACIAGVVAMGVFQAPFVSAAQSAVSGWF
- the ychF gene encoding redox-regulated ATPase YchF yields the protein MKIGLIGYPNAGKKTLFKLLSGVDPLTLKDTPIGICRVRDPRLDTLSKMYNPKKTTPATFECVLVPDMSEDSEKNRAFLAALEKVDAICHVVRAFEEDSVYHLKGSVDAARDIRAIDSELLLSDLIFVEKRLERLDKEMVRNNSPERKKEQALLLSMQAHLEAEKPLRDYNFDDAGLKQTGSYPLLTNKPVVLTLNLGEASVKDTSLNADVRVSAKIEAELEEIEDPEERAAFLEDLGIQQSALEQLTQANYSALGLISFFTVGEDEVRAWQIRRGSMAPQAGAAIHSDIERGFIRAEHMRYEDLVEAGSEAALKEAGKWNLKGKDYEVLDGDVLSFRFNV